One Papaver somniferum cultivar HN1 chromosome 10, ASM357369v1, whole genome shotgun sequence genomic window carries:
- the LOC113315481 gene encoding uncharacterized protein LOC113315481, whose amino-acid sequence MELFTAAENLKFLNAIQIIKEAVKIPAKSSSPLFLISTITLILPLSLIRSLSKVSFTQFFITLYFYFAGDPSPNYPIHHKFVYVLSLSLLLLPLLSTSAIVLTVASIYASKSISFISILFAIPRIRKHLIITFFYALLLMIVNFLAFATFTYVLVWFSITEGAMFWRFMNTFYIIYFLVSLCVRALWHLANAISVVEPNVYGLAAMKKSKQLLGGRTKIALELVSLYVAATWIVEKVFGHAMQFPVHFMVKLLLGLLCLFLLGAVNLTGLLVQSVF is encoded by the coding sequence ATGGAGCTCTTTACTGCAGCAGAAAACCTCAAATTCTTGAATGCAATTCAAATCATCAAGGAAGCAGTGAAAATCCCAGCCAAATCATCATCTCCACTCTTTTTGATTAGTACCATAACCCTCATTCTCCCACTTTCATTGATCCGGTCGTTATCTAAGGTTTCATTCACCCAATTTTTTATTACCCTTTACTTTTACTTTGCCGGTGATCCATCTCCTAATTACCCTATCCATCATAAGTTCGTCTACGTCCTTTCCCTTTCCCTTCTCCTCTTGCCTCTTCTCTCTACATCCGCTATTGTCTTGACAGTGGCTTCTATTTATGCATCCAAATCCATCTCCTTTATCTCCATTCTCTTTGCAATTCCTCGCATACGTAAACATCTTATAATCACCTTCTTTTATGCCTTACTTCTCATGATCGTGAACTTCTTGGCCTTTGCGACCTTCACATATGTCTTAGTTTGGTTCAGTATTACTGAAGGAGCTATGTTTTGGCGTTTTATGAACACATTTTATATCATATACTTTCTTGTATCTTTGTGTGTTAGAGCGTTAtggcatttagcgaatgcaatatcTGTTGTTGAACCAAATGTTTATGGCTTGGCAGCCATGAAGAAGAGTAAGCAACTATTAGGAGGGAGAACTAAAATTGCGTTGGAACTTGTAAGTTTATACGTGGCGGCTACATGGATTGTAGAAAAGGTGTTTGGGCATGCGATGCAGTTTCCTGTACATTTCATGGTTAAGCTTCTGTTGGGATTGCTGTGTTTGTTCTTGTTGGGGGCGGTTAATCTCACGGGGCTATTAGTTCAGAGTGTCTTCTAA